One Brassica oleracea var. oleracea cultivar TO1000 chromosome C7, BOL, whole genome shotgun sequence genomic window carries:
- the LOC106306335 gene encoding tubulin beta-9 chain-like has product MREILHIQGGQCGNQIGAKFWEVICGEHAIDPTGQYRGDSDLQLERINVYYNEASGGKYVPRAVLMDLEPGTMDSLRSGPFGQIFRPDNFVFGQSGAGNNWAKGHYTEGAELIDSVLDVVRKEAENCDCLQGFQVCHSLGGGTGSGMGTLLISKIREEYPDRMMMTFSVFPSPKVSDTVVEPYNATLSVHQLVENADECMVLDNEALYDICFRTLKLSNPTFGDLNHLISATMSGVTCCLRFPGQLNSDLRKLAVNLIPFPRLHFFMVGFAPLTSRGSQQYSALTVPELTQQMWDAKNMMCAADPRHGRYLTASALFRGKMSTKEVDEQMMNVQNKNSSYFVEWIPNNVKSSVCDIAPTGLKMASTFIGNSTSIQEMFRRVSEQFTAMFRRKAFLHWYTGEGMDEMEFTEAESNMNDLVAEYQQYQDATVGEEEYEEDEEEEEEEA; this is encoded by the exons ATGAGAGAGATCCTTCACATCCAGGGAGGCCAGTGCGGGAACCAGATCGGTGCTAAGTTCTGGGAAGTCATCTGCGGCGAGCACGCCATCGACCCCACCGGCCAGTACCGGGGCGACTCAGATCTCCAGCTCGAGAGGATCAACGTCTATTACAACGAAGCCAGCGGCGGCAAGTACGTCCCGCGCGCCGTCCTCATGGATCTGGAGCCCGGAACGATGGACTCGCTCAGATCCGGGCCGTTCGGTCAGATTTTCCGGCCGGATAACTTCGTGTTCGGGCAGTCTGGCGCCGGGAATAACTGGGCGAAGGGGCATTATACGGAGGGAGCTGAGTTGATTGATTCGGTGCTCGATGTTGTGAGGAAGGAGGCTGAGAACTGTGATTGTCTTCAAG GTTTTCAAGTATGTCATTCTTTGGGAGGAGGAACTGGCTCTGGCATGGGAACTCTTCTTATCTCCAAGATAAGGGAGGAGTATCCTGACCGTATGATGATGACCTTCTCTGTTTTCCCTTCTCCTAAAGTCTCCGACACCGTCGTTGAGCCATACAATGCTACACTCTCTGTTCACCAGCTCGTTGAGAATGCTGACGAATGTATGGTTTTGGATAACGAAGCTCTCTACGATATCTGTTTCCGCACCTTGAAGCTCTCTAATCCCACAT TTGGTGACCTTAACCACCTCATCTCAGCTACCATGAGCGGTGTCACATGCTGCCTCCGTTTCCCTGGTCAACTAAACTCCGACCTAAGAAAGCTCGCTGTCAATCTCATCCCTTTCCCGAGACTCCACTTCTTCATGGTTGGTTTTGCACCGTTGACGTCAAGAGGGTCACAACAGTACAGCGCCTTAACCGTCCCTGAGCTAACCCAACAGATGTGGGACGCCAAAAACATGATGTGCGCAGCTGATCCTCGCCATGGACGTTACTTGACTGCTTCTGCTCTGTTCCGTGGGAAGATGAGCACTAAAGAGGTTGATGAACAGATGATGAACGTCCAGAACAAGAACTCATCGTACTTTGTTGAATGGATTCCAAACAACGTGAAGTCAAGCGTTTGCGATATAGCTCCAACGGGTTTGAAAATGGCGTCGACTTTCATAGGAAACTCCACTTCGATACAGGAAATGTTCAGGCGTGTGAGTGAGCAGTTCACTGCTATGTTCAGGAGAAAAGCTTTCCTTCATTGGTACACGGGAGAAGGAATGGACGAGATGGAGTTCACTGAAGCTGAGAGTAATATGAATGATCTTGTTGCAGAGTACCAGCAATATCAGGATGCTACAGTCGGTGAAGAGGAGTATGAGGAGGACGAAGAGGAAGAGGAAGAAGAAGCTTAA
- the LOC106306336 gene encoding protein POLLENLESS 3, whose protein sequence is MCPFEARRAPPGVYWTPPPARRTDHAAAMPMSERRRPPSSEKRDPFHIVHKVPSGDSPYVRAKHAQLVSKDPNRAISLFWAAINAGDRVDSALKDMAVVMKQLDRSDEGIEAIKSFRYLCPFEAQDSIDNLLLELYKKSGRIQEEAELLEHKLKVIEQGMGFGGRIVRAKRVQGKHVTMTVEQEKARVLGNLGWVHLQLHNYGIAEHHYRRALCLEPDKNKQCNLAICLMRMGRIPEAKSLIAAVRDSSAEIESGDEPFTKSYDRAVEMLAEVESKDPEDGLSDKFYAGCSFANGTMKENKAPRNANRNHSHVPPSPASVRQNSAGLFTQPRGCKGDQKNGVNEEETGGAARKLLFDKPMGSQRVKLLKNGEGEEHMKGKKLDQNMIHDLHEYIKDTADCLKSGSKKSWADMAEEEEEDEESVQSQLKTAEIV, encoded by the exons ATGTGCCCCTTCGAAGCTCGTCGTGCTCCACCTGGGGTATACTGGACTCCGCCGCCGGCGAGAAGAACAGATCATGCGGCGGCGATGCCGATGTCGGAGAGGAGAAGACCACCGTCATCTGAGAAACGCGATCCCTTTCACATCGTCCACAAGGTTCCTTCTGGTGATTCTCCTTACGTCAGAGCCAAACATGCTCAG TTGGTGTCTAAAGATCCGAACCGAGCTATATCACTGTTCTGGGCTGCAATAAACGCTGGTGATCGTGTTGATAGTGCGTTGAAGGACATGGCTGTTGTTATGAAACAGCTTGACCGGTCTGATGAAGGCATCGAAGCCATCAAGTCCTTTCGCTATCTCTGTCCTTTCGAGGCTCAAGACTCCATTGATAACTTGCTTCTCGAACTTTACAAA AAGTCAGGGAGGATTCAAGAAGAAGCTGAGTTGCTTGAGCACAAGCTGAAAGTGATTGAGCAAGGAATGGGGTTTGGTGGTAGGATCGTGAGAGCAAAGAGGGTTCAAGGGAAACACGTCACCATGACTGTCGAGCAAGAGAAAGCAAG GGTACTAGGAAACTTGGGATGGGTTCATCTACAGTTACATAACTATGGGATTGCAGAGCACCATTACAG GAGAGCTTTGTGTTTGGAACCAGACAAAAACAAACAGTGCAACCTGGCCATCTGCTTGATGCGTATGGGTCGAATCCCAGAAGCTAAATCTCTGATTGCTGCTGTGAGAGATTCTTCTGCAGAGATTGAGTCCGGAGATGAACCGTTCACGAAGTCTTACGACAGAGCCGTTGAGATGTTAGCAGAAGTGGAATCTAAAGATCCAGAAGATGGTCTTTCGGATAAGTTCTATGCGGGATGTTCATTTGCAAACGGAACAATGAAGGAAAACAAAGCTCCTCGAAACGCAAACAGGAACCACTCGCATGTTCCTCCATCGCCAGCGTCTGTTAGACAAAACTCTGCAGGTCTGTTTACACAACCACGAGGATGCAAAGGGGATCAGAAGAATGGGGTGAATGAGGAAGAGACAGGGGGTGCAGCTCGAAAGCTACTGTTTGACAAACCTATGGGTTCTCAGCGTGTTAAGCTTTTGAAGAATGGAGAGGGAGAAGAACACATGAAGGGAAAGAAGCTGGACCAAAACATGATTCATGATCTCCATGAATACATCAAAGATACTGCAGACTGTTTGAAGAGTGGATCTAAGAAAAGCTGGGCAGATATGGCTGAAGAGGAAGAGGAAGATGAAGAAAGTGTGCAGTCACAGCTTAAAACTGCAGAAATTGTATAG
- the LOC106305564 gene encoding LOW QUALITY PROTEIN: riboflavin biosynthesis protein PYRD, chloroplastic (The sequence of the model RefSeq protein was modified relative to this genomic sequence to represent the inferred CDS: substituted 2 bases at 2 genomic stop codons) yields the protein MRKCVELVQRAMWCTSPNPMVGCVTVKDGKIVGQGFHPKAGQPHAEVFALRDAGELAENVTAYVSLEPCNHYGRTPPCTEALINVKVKRVVVGMVDPNPIVSSSSISHLKDAGIDVIVGVEEDLCKKMNDGFIHQMLAXKPFLSFRWSISVNGCFLDKMGERALDTGGHYSKLLQKYDAIILSSSLADELSSISSQEETDVSIQPIQIIVASNAHQSPILASSNTDPKVILFTKKELDAYSETSYGGVEIVVLEDINLDSILDYCYDRGLCSVLLDLRGDIKDLEVLFRDGFEQRLLQKIVVEVLPEWCARDERXVASMNWLESVALRDLLSKQLGDSVLLK from the exons ATGAGGAAGTGTGTGGAGCTGGTACAAAGAGCAATGTGGTGCACTAGTCCTAATCCAATGGTAGGTTGTGTCACTGTTAAAGACGGCAAGATTGTTGGCCAAGGCTTTCATCCTAAAGCTGGTCAGCCCCATGCTGAG GTGTTTGCTCTTCGAGATGCTGGAGAGTTAGCCGAGAATGTCACTGCTTATGTTAGCTTAGAACCATGTAACCACTACGGGAGAACACCGCCCTGCACTGAAGCACTGATCAACGTTAAGGTGAAAAGAGTTGTAGTTGGAATGGTTGATCCAAACCCAATCGTTTCTTCTTCAAGTATCAGCCATTTGAAAGATGCTGGAATCGATGTCATTGTTGGTGTTGAGGAAGATTTATGCAAGAAGATGAACGATGGATTCATCCATCAGATGTTAGCATGAAAGCCTTTTCTCTCCTTCAGGTGGTCTATATCTGTCAATGGTTGTTTTCTTGACAAGATGGGAGAAAGAGCTTTGGATACTGGTGGACACTACTCAAAGCTATTACAAAAATATGACGCCATAATACTATCTTCCTCGTTAGCTGATGAACTCTCGAGCATTTCCTCACAAGAAGAAACTGATGTTTCGATCCAACCTATTCAAATCATAGTAGCTAGCAATGCACATCAGTCTCCTATCCTTGCTTCTTCCAACACCGATCCTAAAGTTATACTGTTCACCAAAAAGGAGCTTGATGCATACTCAGAAACCAGCTATGGTGGAGTGGAAATTGTGGTGTTGGAGGATATAAATTTGGATTCCATCTTGGATTACTGTTATGATCGTGGACTATGCAGTGTCTTGTTGGATTTAAGGGGAGACATCAAAGACCTTGAAGTGCTTTTTAGAGATGGGTTTGAGCAGAGACTGTTGCAGAAGATAGTGGTTGAGGTTTTGCCGGAATGGTGCGCGAGAGATGAGAGATAGGTTGCGTCTATGAACTGGTTAGAATCAGTAGCTTTGAGAGATTTGTTGTCAAAGCAATTAGGTGATAGCGTTTTGCTAAAGTGA
- the LOC106304819 gene encoding transcription factor bHLH36-like, giving the protein MDQSLSNTSQSRSVDRKTIEKNRRIQMKALSSELNALLPQTSRAPLTLPDQLDEAANYIKKLQVNLEKMTERKRKLAATGSSSMPSSVDVSVPRRLPKIEIQETGSILHVFLVTSVEHKFIFHEIISVLSDESGAEITHAGSSTVDDTVFHTLHCKVEDCDYGASSRISESLKKLVNNFN; this is encoded by the exons ATGGATCAGAGCCTTTCAAACACTAGTCAGTCAAGATCTGTAGATCGCAAAACGATTGAGAAAAATAGAAGGATTCAGATGAAAGCTCTTTCTTCAGAACTCAACGCTCTTCTTCCTCAAACTTCTAGG GCGCCTTTAACACTTCCTGATCAGCTTGATGAAGCTGCAAACTACATCAAGAAGCTACAAGTGAACCTGGAGAAAATGACAGAAAGGAAGAGGAAACTTGCTGCGACTGGATCTTCATCCATGCCATCGAGTGTCGATGTCTCTGTGCCTAGAAGGTTGCCAAAAATTGAGATTCAAGAAACCGGTTCGATTCTTCACGTCTTTCTTGTGACAAGTGTGGAACACAAGTTTATATTCCATGAGATCATTAGCGTTCTCTCTGACGAATCAGGAGCTGAGATCACTCACGCTGGATCATCAACTGTTGATGATACCGTCTTCCACACTCTTCATTGCAAG GTGGAAGATTGTGATTATGGAGCTAGTAGTAGAATTTCTGAGAGTCTGAAGAAACTTGTGAACAATTTCAACTAA
- the LOC106305475 gene encoding alpha carbonic anhydrase 4-like, giving the protein MDPNTKTIMIFALFFLCLSFPSISLANDAEADDETPFTYEQNPEKGPEGWSKINPHWKVCNNGKLQSPIDLTNARVSLIHDEAWRREYKPSPAVIMNRGHDVMVSWKGDAGKLTIREMEFKLVQCHWHSPSEHTVNGTRYDLELHMVHTSARGRIAVIGVLYKVGKPNEFLTRLLDGLKTVGKEEKDLGIVDPRTIRFQTKKFYRYIGSLTVPPCTEGVIWTVVKRVNTISVEQIAALRNAVDDGYETNSRPVQDTNGRPVWFFDPNV; this is encoded by the exons ATGGATCCGAACACAAAAACAATTATGATTTTCGCATTGTTTTTTCTCTGTTTATCTTTCCCCAGTATTTCACTGGCTAACGATGCTGAAGCTG ACGATGAAACACCATTTACGTACGAACAAAATCCAGAGAAGGGACCAGAGGGATGGAGCAAAATAAATCCTCATTGGAAAGTTTGTAACAATGGAAAATTACAATCTCCGATCGATCTCACTAACGCAAGAGTCAGTCTTATTCATGATGAAGCGTGGAGAAGAGAATACAAACCATCCCCGGCTGTTATTATGAACAGAGGACATGACGTTATG GTATCGTGGAAAGGAGATGCTGGAAAGTTAACGATACGTGAAATGGAGTTTAAATTGGTGCAATGTCATTGGCATTCACCGTCTGAGCATACTGTTAACGGAACTCG TTACGACCTGGAGCTTCACATGGTTCACACGAGTGCTCGAGGCAGAATCGCAGTGATTGGAGTTCTTTATAAAGTGGGCAAACCTAATGAATTCCTCACAAGG TTACTCGATGGATTAAAAACAGTGGGAAAAGAAGAGAAGGATCTAGGGATTGTGGATCCAAGAACCATTAGATTTCAAACCAAGAAATTCTATAGATACATTGGCTCTCTCACTGTTCCTCCATGCACTGAAGGTGTTATTTGGACCGTCGTCAAAAGG GTGAATACAATATCGGTGGAGCAAATTGCAGCTTTGAGGAACGCCGTTGACGAT GGATATGAGACAAATTCAAGACCGGTTCAAGACACAAATGGAAGACCGGTTTGGTTCTTTGATCCAAATGTTTGA
- the LOC106303338 gene encoding dof zinc finger protein DOF4.4-like produces MDKLVSVKKPPRRMCPRCHSHNTKFCYIVNSSQPRYTCRHCRRSWIHRWALRNIPMGGERGRKTKRPKIDQPSVSQVNSVENHFGSLSVVLALPAPNAPPMDRMEVSDGSFYQGYHDVGSNGANQENPNKNLNASTDQMIKNNNV; encoded by the coding sequence ATGGATAAGTTGGTGAGTGTAAAGAAGCCTCCTCGTCGAATGTGTCCAAGGTGCCACTCTCACAATACCAAGTTCTGTTACATCGTCAACTCGTCTCAACCGCGCTACACCTGCAGGCATTGTCGTCGATCTTGGATTCATCGTTGGGCTTTAAGGAACATACCGATGGGTGGAGAAAGAGGCCGTAAAACCAAGCGACCAAAGATAGATCAACCATCTGTTTCTCAGGTGAATTCTGTTGAGAACCATTTTGGTTCTTTGTCTGTTGTTCTGGCGCTTCCAGCTCCAAATGCTCCACCAATGGATCGCATGGAGGTCTCTGATGGATCATTTTACCAAGGTTATCACGATGTTGGATCCAATGGCGCAAATCAGGAGAATCCAAACAAGAATCTTAATGCCAGCACTGATCAAATGATCAAGAACAACAACGTCTGA
- the LOC106305512 gene encoding dof zinc finger protein DOF4.4-like produces the protein MDKLNVFVRGDNQVNEEKPPARVCPRCDSDNTKFCYYNNYSLSQPRYSCKNCRRYWTHGGTLRNIPIGGSGRKTNRPKIDQPSAGNQQVNNHQPFLHGQETNEFVGTFNGSSSSDVVVGNHFGFHEIHGAMVNNVPPVRSFPPMEALHISDVSSRQDYYDVGSSDLIDNPLINRPTEDDLNMWNESYNNTMNVNHNASTSGRRGYL, from the coding sequence ATGGATAAGTTGAATGTTTTTGTGAGGGGAGACAATCAAGTGAATGAAGAGAAACCTCCAGCTCGAGTGTGTCCACGGTGTGACTCTGACAATACCAAGTTCTGTTACTACAACAACTATAGCTTGTCTCAGCCGCGCTACTCCTGCAAGAATTGTCGTCGATACTGGACTCATGGTGGGACTTTAAGGAACATACCGATTGGTGGAAGTGGCCGTAAAACCAATCGTCCAAAGATAGATCAACCATCTGCTGGGAATCAACAGGTTAATAATCACCAACCTTTCTTACATGGTCAAGAAACTAACGAGTTTGTTGGAACTTTTAATGGTTCTTCTTCTTCTGATGTTGTTGTTGGAAACCATTTCGGTTTTCATGAGATTCATGGTGCTATGGTAAACAATGTGCCTCCAGTTCGAAGTTTTCCACCAATGGAGGCCTTACATATCTCTGATGTATCATCTCGACAAGATTATTACGACGTTGGATCCAGTGATTTGATTGATAATCCTTTGATAAACCGCCCAACTGAAGATGATTTAAACATGTGGAACGAGAGCTACAACAACACTATGAACGTGAATCATAATGCCAGCACGAGTGGAAGGAGGGGATATCTTTAA
- the LOC106306721 gene encoding uncharacterized protein LOC106306721 — MLTETPFRPREKLLEKQRLFQSIQRHTYLKGPMDKVTSVAIPLALAASSLYMIGTGIYNMSNGIGKKE; from the exons ATGTTGACGGAAACTCCATTTAGGCCAAGAGAGAAGCTTCTGGAGAAGCAGAGGTTGTTCCAGAGCATCCAGAGGCACACTTACCTCAAAGGACCAATGGACAAGGTCACCTCCGTTGCCATCCCTCTTGCCTTGGCTGCTTCTTCTCTCTACATGATT GGGACAGGAATCTACAACATGTCGAATGGAATCGGGAAGAAGGAATAA
- the LOC106306720 gene encoding protein BUD31 homolog 1-like has product MPKVKTNRVKYPQGWELIEPTLRDLDAKMRQAEMDEHDGKRKCEALWPIFKLSHQRSRYVYDLYYRREEISKELYEFCLDQGYADRNLIAKWKKSGYERLCCLRCIQPRDHNYGTTCVCRVPKHLREEKVVECVHCGCQGCASGD; this is encoded by the exons ATGCCAAAGGTGAAGACAAACAGAGTAAAGTACCCACAAGGGTGGGAGTTGATCGAGCCTACTCTTCGTGACCTTGATGCCAAGATGAGACAAG CTGAGATGGATGAACATGATGGCAAGAGAAAGTGTGAAGCCTTGTGGCCAATCTTTAAACTCTCTCATCAGAGGAGTCGCTATGTTTATGACCTTTATTACCGTAGGGAGGAGATATCTAAAGAGCTCTACGAGTTCTGCTTGGACCAGGGCTATGCTGATCGTAACCTCATTGCCAAGTGGAAAAAG TCAGGATATGAACGTCTATGCTGCTTGCGATGCATACAGCCAAGAGACCACAACTATGGAACAACATGTGTGTGTCGTGTTCCTAAACACCTGCGTGAAGAGAAAGTTGTTGAATGCGTTCATTGCGGTTGTCAAGGATGCGCCAGTGGCGATTAA
- the LOC106306719 gene encoding cationic amino acid transporter 1: protein MGSEHGDDGLRRRGCSCTKDDFLPEESFKSMGNYFKALKETPSRFIDRVMTRSDDSAEIHDMKARSGNEMKKTLTWWDLMWFGVGAVIGSGIFVLTGQEARERSGPAVVLSFVVSGVSAMLSVFCYTEFAVEIPVAGGSFAYLRVELGDFMAFIAAGNIILEYVVGGAAVARSWTSYFATLLNHKPEDFRIIAHSLNEDYSHLDPIAVGVCAIICVLAVVGIKGSSVFNYIASMIHMVVIAFVIIAGLTRADLKNYSDFAPFGPRGVFKSASVLFFAYIGFDAVSTMAEETKNPGRDIPIGLVGSMVVTTVCYCLMAVTLCLMQPYGQIDPDAPFSVAFSAVGWDWAKYIVAFGALKGMTTVLLVGAIGQARYMTHIARAHMMPPWLAHVNAKTGTPINATVVMLAATALIAFFTKLAILADLLSVSTLFIFMFVAVALLVRRYYVTGETSSRDRNKFLMFLGLILASSIATAVYWAMEKDGWIVYAVTVSIWFLSTVGMKFLVPQARAPKLWGVPLVPWLPSASIAINIFLLGSIDEKSFVRFGIWTAVLLVYYFLFGLHATYDTAKATLKEKSALKNAEEGSVAADKTLHAT from the exons ATGGGATCGGAACATGGTGACGACGGGCTTCGTCGGCGAGGCTGTTCATGCACGAAAGATGATTTTCTCCCGGAGGAATCGTTCAAAAGCATGGGGAACTACTTTAAAGCCCTTAAAGAAACACCGAGTCGGTTCATAGACCGTGTAATGACTCGGTCTGACGACTCGGCGGAGATTCATGACATGAAGGCACGTAGTGGTAACGAGATGAAGAAAACGTTGACGTGGTGGGATCTTATGTGGTTTGGCGTCGGTGCAGTCATCGGTTCAGGAATATTCGTTCTCACCGGACAAGAAGCAAGGGAACGGTCCGGTCCAGCCGTCGTGTTGTCCTTCGTTGTCTCAGGTGTCTCCGCTATGCTCTCCGTGTTTTGTTACACCGAGTTCGCCGTCGAGATTCCTGTCGCAG GCGGTTCTTTCGCCTACTTGAGAGTGGAGCTCGGCGACTTCATGGCTTTCATCGCCGCTGGAAATATAATCCTCGAATACGTAGTCGGTGGAGCAGCCGTGGCTCGGTCATGGACCTCTTACTTCGCCACTCTCTTGAACCACAAACCTGAGGACTTCCGCATAATAGCTCACAGTCTCAACGAAGACTATAGCCACTTAGACCCAATAGCCGTTGGCGTTTGCGCGATCATTTGCGTTTTAGCCGTTGTTGGCATAAAAGGCTCATCAGTCTTCAACTACATAGCTTCTATGATCCATATGGTCGTCATTGCCTTCGTGATCATCGCTGGTTTAACTAGAGCTGACCTCAAGAACTACTCAGACTTCGCTCCGTTTGGACCTAGAGGAGTGTTTAAATCCGCGTCGGTTCTTTTCTTTGCGTATATTGGATTCGATGCGGTATCAACGATGGCTGAGGAGACAAAGAACCCTGGAAGAGACATTCCCATTGGTCTTGTCGGCTCAATGGTGGTTACAACGGTTTGTTATTGTCTCATGGCGGTTACGTTGTGTCTCATGCAACCGTATGGGCAGATTGATCCTGACGCGCCGTTTTCCGTCGCGTTCTCTGCGGTTGGATGGGATTGGGCTAAGTACATTGTTGCGTTTGGTGCTCTTAAAG GTATGACAACCGTTTTGTTAGTTGGAGCCATTGGTCAAGCTAGGTACATGACGCACATCGCCCGTGCCCACATGATGCCACCCTGGTTAGCTCATGTCAACGCAAAGACCGGAACACCGATCAACGCGACAGTGGTCATGCTGGCCGCGACAGCTCTCATCGCATTTTTCACTAAACTAGCAATCTTAGCCGATCTCTTATCGGTTTCCACACTTTTCATCTTCATGTTCGTCGCGGTGGCTCTTCTTGTTAGGAGATATTACGTCACCGGAGAAACATCTTCACGTGACCGGAACAAGTTCTTGATGTTCTTAGGTTTGATTCTTGCATCTTCGATCGCGACTGCTGTGTATTGGGCTATGGAAAAAGACGGTTGGATTGTGTATGCCGTGACGGTTTCTATTTGGTTCTTGTCTACCGTTGGGATGAAGTTTCTTGTGCCGCAAGCTAGGGCTCCGAAGCTATGGGGTGTTCCTTTGGTTCCGTGGTTGCCTTCTGCTTCGATAGCTATTAATATCTTTCTTCTTGGTTCGATCGATGAAAAATCGTTCGTTAGGTTTGGGATCTGGACTGCTGTTCTTCTTGTTTACTACTTCTTGTTTGGGTTGCACGCAACTTACGATACGGCGAAGGCCACACTAAAGGAGAAGTCGGCGTTGAAGAATGCTGAGGAAGGTAGTGTTGCTGCAGATAAGACTCTTCATGCAACTTAA